The Aquila chrysaetos chrysaetos chromosome 17, bAquChr1.4, whole genome shotgun sequence region GTGAAAAGACGTATACCTATTTCTTAACAATCCCATTTGAACAGTTTAAAAGGAGCGCTTGTTTTTCACCTAGTTTATAATTCCTCCTATATTTTAAAGGACTGCTGGAATCAACACGAGTCTTACAGTTTTCTATTACGTTTGCGTTCCAACTTCATTCATTGTCAGTGTAGCTCCGAGTTCCAGAGTCATTGGTATTGAAGAACCAGTAGAGGGAGCACGAAACGcttcctttgtatttctctCTTACATAAACATTGGCTACTGTTTGAgggttttcttaattttatttctctggaacaggaagaatttttgaaagaaaaggtgatCTGCGGCTCAAATATTAAATCTGTGGAAGTCTTTAGGGTGCTGCATTTCCATGCTGTGAATTACTTGCCTGTTTCCACCACTCtattcctcctgctgctctccgccctgcccccccccccccaatgttcatttttcttagaGGATTTCCAAGCTGGGACATACATCATTCCTCCAGAGATTATGATACGTCATTAAATCGTCAGGCAAATCATAAAGTTTGTTCATTGTGAACAAAGATAGCTCCCACACAGCACCAGGGCTGTAAAGTGTTAATTTTAAGgattaatattttgcaaaaagaagaggaaaaaagtagatGTCAGGAAGAAACATGTATGTTCCACATGCATGCTTTACACTTTGCTTTGCGAAACATGCGTATCTTAAAACAGAGTTTGCTAAAGTGAGTTAAAGGAAACCAAGCAAATTCAAACCcagattaaaaatgtgaaaaggcATTAAATGATTATCGTCAGTCACACAATCATACATTTTGAAGCTCAATGCACCCATTATTATGTATTATCGTAAGATTTGTAATTAGTAGACAACCCCATTTTGTGTATTAAAGTTTTTATTCCttagtaagaatttttttaatcacaaaatagTGTGGAAATATTTAGATAATAGAATTCATGGAGTGCTGGAAAATACCGAATATAAAGATTGATTTCTAATATATCACATACTAAACTGTTCTAAAACAGCTGGTTTCTTGCagacaggatttattttttttaataatttaagacAGCGTAAGCTTGTATCAAGCATAAGCATTGTAACAAAAGTGCAACTTTTTCAGCAAATCCTCCCAAAAGATATTTAACTCAAAATATCATTAACACATATTTTCTCCCTACAAAAATAGCATGTCAGACATCATTAATTGGATGTATTAACAACTATTTACATACAGCCACTCTGTAGGctagtaagatttttttaacgTTGTTTAAACACAGCGTTTGAGGCAAACagtagcaacagcagcagcagatgcacCGAACGGACTGACAGACCCCGGACACGTACTCGCTCCTCGCCAGGCTGTTGTGTCTCACCTCTTACATAACATTCAAGTGAGATTTCTCACAGTGCTACCTTGGcaacaaactaaaaatatctAGGCAAGGTCTTGGTTTAAGCCTTATTAGAAAAGCTTTATCTGTGTGATTATCTGGCGTCTGGTTTTGTCTCCAGAAAGGGAAATCGCGATATTTGAGCATGGGATGAGGGGAGAGCCCGTATGGGAAACTTACCCCAACCGGTCTAATCGTTTCTGATTGCGCAGTGAGGTGTTTTACCTACGGCCTCCAGTTTGTGTCGTTTGGAATTTAGGATAAAATGAGTTCAGGCTGACGagttgctctgtgttttcttggggggaagggagaaggttCTTTTTGTAGTTCAGTgcagaaacattcattttataCAGCAAGGTTGGGGGAAAAATCTCTCTGGAACATACTGAATTAAATAAAGACAGGGTGAGAACAAATGCACTTGCCACACCTGTATACCTTAGCcgaaaaaaaatacataaaataaacgCAAGGTTACATAATGGGTCTGACCCTCCTTCCCTTGCACACCCAAAACTCGCTGGAGCCAGCGGCATCCCCGGGTGCTCAAGGCACTGCAGGTTTGGGCTCAGGGTGCATCTCTCCACGCTCCGGTTCTCAGTAAAGTGCTAGCACAGGTGCTGGGGTCTGCCCTTCTTccctcgcctcgcctcgccccCCCCGCCCTCACCCTGAACCCACCCAGGTCTCCCGGACAACAAGTGCAATTTCCCAGCTGGGACTTAGGGACACGGTATAAACCCATTCCAAATAAGGTGCAACATTGAAGTTACCCTAtagagacagggaaaaaaaaaaaaaagtatccttactattttttcttccttctgtttttttttttttctttttttttgttttccttaacgTATTTACGCATTTATAAAgccaaacattaaaaaaatactgagtagCAAATTTTATCCTTGACGGTCCGCCGCGGGGGCAGCGCCGGGACCAGCCGCCCCGGCAACGGGGCGCGGGGCTCCCCGCGGGGGCGGCCGCTcccccgggccccggccccccgcggCCGCCAACTCCCGGCtcggcccgccccggccccgacGACCCCTTGCAGACGCCGCCCTGCCCTCCTCCGTAGGAAACCGGGGGCGCAGGTGCCGGCCGCGAcggcccctccccgccccgcggcgggacGGCCGGTCCgaggggagggcggcggcggcggggagcccacggaaagggggggggggggggctcccggccggcggcggctcaCGGGCCCTCGGCGCCGGGTTCCTCGGCGGCCGCGGTCTCGGCCTCCTCGCAGGGCTCGGCGGCGGccagcccggcggcggcggcggcggcgaaggGGTGCGGGAGGTGGGGCGCCGGGggcagcccggcggcggcggcggcggccgccttCTCGGCGGGGCCGAGCAcggaggagaggcaggggaaagaggaggcggcggcggcggccgcggcggcggccgcctgGGCCGGGATGCCCGGGTAGAGGAGCGGGATGGGGGCGGCGGGGTAGAGATACTTCTCCAGGCTGCCCTTATCCAGGAAGGGCTGCATGtaggcggcggcggcggagggggagATGAAGTAGAAGGGCAGGCAGAaaggggccgccgccgccggctgtCCGAAgggggccccgccgccgcccgcccccagGGCCATCAGCGAGCCCAGCAGGGCGGCGTCGGGTCTCaccagcgccgccgccgccgccgccgccgccgccgcctcggcgCCCCgcgccggcagccccggcgggccgggcagggggctgctgccgccgccgtccAGCTTCAGCCGCTTGGGCGCGGGGGGCGCCTCGTCCCCCGAGGGCTCCTGCTTGATGGCCAGGGCCGGCAGCggcccccccggccgccgccgcggcgccgCGCTCGGGGCGCGCCTCGCCCTCCCCGCCGTAGCCGCTGTCCGTGTCCGTGTCGGTCTCGGCGCTGAGCTCGGCGGCGTGAGTCCGCTGGATGACGGGCACGCAGTTAGCCTGGCCCTCCGGCTTGTGGCCCGGCGCGcagggggggggcgggcggggaggaagaggaggaggatccCTTGCTGagggggcccggcggcggggagagcAGCTGGGGGCCGGGGAGGAACTGCGTGGAGATGGAGTGCAGGTGGCCGAGGAGCTGGGCGCATCGCTGCTCGCGGGGGGTCCAGCTCTCGAAGCGGGAGAGGTACTGCAGCACTTCCTTGGCGCACGTCTGAAAGCCCGAGTGGAAGGCGTCCAGGTCGGCCTGCACGGGAGACTTCATGGACCGCTCCCCTGCGGGGGGGGACCGAGAGGGGACAGCGTTTGCCCGCGGCTCCGGCGCGGGGCGCCCGGCTCCGCGCctgcccccgcccgcccccgcggcggcgcccccccccccccccccccggggcccgCTTACCGTTCTGCAAAGCGATGATCttctggtgctgctgctccGTTAAGGCCGTTAGCGCTTTCAAGTGCTTCAAAGTCAGTTCCAGCACCACCGCTTTCTCCAGGTGGCCCAGCGTCTGCAAAGGCAAGGCAAAGGGGCGGCTGGGGCTACCTCCCGGCGCGCTTTGGCCACCGCCGAAGGCCGCCGCCGGTAACTTCGGGGAAACCGGTCCCCGAGGGGCGTTACGGCCAGGgccgccgccgcagccggccgcccggcgggcgggcgggcagcccgagcccccgccgccccgggggcTGCGCAGCGGGCAGGCTGCCGGCGCCTGCATCTGCACGTACATCTACTACGCTCCTCTGCGCCTTACCGTCAATTTCAGATGCTCGGGCAGTAAATCCTTCAGCTGGGCAATGCATTCGTTAATCCTGTCTCGCCTCTTCTTTTCTATCAGTCTATGTGGCAGTTTGTACGTTTCCTAATTAGCAAAATCCGGAAAAGCCAAGCGTTAGACAGAGTCCCCCGGAACGACGATCGCAACCAAAACAAATGTCATGCCGACCACATGCCGCGCAAATTATCGCCGAGGCACCGCTCTCCCCGCCGTGCCAGCTCGCTCGTAAACCCGCTTGcaacccggggggggggagttagAAGCGCAGCCCCCCGGGGATGCTCTCGGGAGTGAAGCTGCGCCGTAAAATTCGGCGAACCCCGATGAAGCGCTTAAGCGAGAACAGCCCCAGAAACTTACTCTTACCTTGCTCTCGTCCCTCTTCACGCCTCTTTTGGGCTTGCACATATACAGGGAAGGGTagtccagcctggagaaaaacacagagaTCCAGCACCGGCAAGAGCGAGGGCTAGCCTAGCGCCTCCGCGAGTGGGCAAACAGACCCCCAGCTCCGCGCGGGGAGCCGAGCGCTCTGCCCGAAGGGCCGGGCGAGGGATCGCCCGGGTCCGCCGGCCGCGGGAGGCGAGCCCCGCGCACCGCCGCGGAGCCGGCTCTGCTTCCAGCGCTTCGCAGCACTTTCTCCAGAAGGCGAAACGCCGGAGGGAGACGAGGCGGAGGTACTGCCCCGGCGCCTTACCCTATAAAATCCCTATGCTCCAGTAGCTGCCTCTCCGGCAAGCGGGAGATTCCTTCATCCATGTCTGGCAGCGGCTGACGTTTCGTCGCTGCTTTTGACCGAGCCTGCGGGATGCTGAGATCACTCTTTGGAGATCCGCGAGCGACGCTGCGCACATGCAGCCCCCGTCCCCCTCTCCCGTGCAGTGGCGAAAGTGTGCGGCGCTTCGTcgtcgttccccccccccgcctccgccgctGCCGCTCCCCCTGCCCGCCTCGCTCCCGCTCCccgcgcgcccgcccgcccgcagcACACGCCGCGCCGCGAGTTTGcacccgccgcgccgcgccgcgccgtgccgtgccTGCCCGCGGGGCACGCGCGCCGCCAGCCAGCCCCGCACCCGGCTCACGTGCGGCGcgcgccgggcgggcggggggcggggctgggggcggggcgggcgggaccggggaggaggaggaggaggaggaggaggaggggggggggggggggtccccgctgcCGGCCCGGGGGCCGCCCTGCGAGACACCGGCTTTCCCCCGTGTTATTGCTATTGCTGTTATCATTGTCATCGTCACTATGATTGCCGTAATTGTGGTCGTTATCGctgaattttcattatttttataattctgtCTGTACTCTTTTATTCGTATTTGGGGAGGAGACCCGCCCGTGGAGAACGTG contains the following coding sequences:
- the BHLHE41 gene encoding LOW QUALITY PROTEIN: class E basic helix-loop-helix protein 41 (The sequence of the model RefSeq protein was modified relative to this genomic sequence to represent the inferred CDS: inserted 2 bases in 1 codon; deleted 1 base in 1 codon); this encodes MTMITAIAITRGKAGVSQGGPRAGSGDPPPPPSSSSSSSSSPVPPAPPPAPPPARPARAAREPGAGLAGGARAPRAGTARRGAARRVQTRGAACAAGGRARGERERGGQGERQRRRRGGGTTTKRRTLSPLHGRGGRGLHVRSVARGSPKSDLSIPQARSKAATKRQPLPDMDEGISRLPERQLLEHRDFIGLDYPSLYMCKPKRGVKRDESKETYKLPHRLIEKKRRDRINECIAQLKDLLPEHLKLTTLGHLEKAVVLELTLKHLKALTALTEQQHQKIIALQNGERSMKSPVQADLDAFHSGFQTCAKEVLQYLSRFESWTPREQRCAQLLGHLHSISTQFLPGPQLLSPPPGPLSKGSSSSSSPPAPPCAPGHKPEGQANCVPVIQRTHAAELSAETDTDTDSGYGGEGEARPERGAAAAAGXGPLPALAIKQEPSGDEAPPAPKRLKLDGGGSSPLPGPPGLPARGAEAAAAAAAAAALVRPDAALLGSLMALGAGGGGAPFGQPAAAAPFCLPFYFISPSAAAAYMQPFLDKGSLEKYLYPAAPIPLLYPGIPAQAAAAAAAAAASSFPCLSSVLGPAEKAAAAAAAGLPPAPHLPHPFAAAAAAGLAAAEPCEEAETAAAEEPGAEGP